The Nitrospira sp. KM1 genome includes a window with the following:
- a CDS encoding type II toxin-antitoxin system Phd/YefM family antitoxin has protein sequence MKVATKTVNVHEAKTHFSKLLAAVAKGQRITICKDGMPVAELGPLEAKLPRRRSGLLKGRVTISDDFDAPLPPDMMAAFEAGP, from the coding sequence ATGAAAGTTGCCACCAAAACGGTGAATGTCCATGAGGCCAAGACCCATTTTTCCAAACTCCTTGCCGCCGTTGCAAAAGGGCAGCGCATTACGATTTGCAAAGATGGAATGCCGGTGGCCGAGCTGGGACCGCTTGAGGCCAAGCTACCACGTCGCCGCTCGGGGCTTTTGAAAGGACGCGTGACCATCTCTGACGATTTTGATGCGCCGTTACCACCGGACATGATGGCTGCATTCGAGGCTGGGCCATGA
- a CDS encoding type II toxin-antitoxin system YafQ family toxin, with the protein MLLLKTTSRFLKDLKLAKKRGYDLDKLEAIVDLLQAQTPLPPKNKDHTLTGEWIHHRECHIQPDWLLIYRIEATFLILERTGTHADLFD; encoded by the coding sequence GTGCTGCTCCTCAAAACCACCAGCCGTTTTCTCAAAGACCTCAAGCTTGCCAAAAAACGGGGCTACGATCTCGACAAACTCGAAGCCATCGTTGATCTTCTTCAGGCCCAAACACCATTGCCTCCCAAGAACAAGGACCATACTCTTACCGGTGAGTGGATCCACCATCGAGAATGCCATATCCAGCCAGACTGGCTTCTGATCTACAGAATTGAGGCCACGTTCCTCATCCTCGAACGGACAGGCACGCACGCCGACCTGTTTGACTGA
- a CDS encoding type II toxin-antitoxin system RelB/DinJ family antitoxin — protein sequence MRKAGQTVMSDRINTRIDTGLKKKAVKVFDRLGLTEAEAIRLFYAQVELHQGIPFPLMIPNAHTLEAFEEAKHPEKLPSFKNFRALRSRTGI from the coding sequence ATGAGAAAAGCAGGACAGACCGTAATGTCAGATCGCATCAATACTCGTATCGACACTGGTCTGAAAAAGAAGGCGGTGAAAGTCTTCGATCGACTCGGTTTGACCGAAGCCGAAGCCATACGCCTGTTCTATGCCCAGGTTGAACTCCACCAGGGTATCCCTTTTCCTCTCATGATTCCGAACGCGCACACGCTGGAGGCTTTTGAAGAAGCAAAGCATCCAGAGAAACTCCCCTCGTTCAAGAACTTTCGCGCACTCAGAAGCCGTACGGGCATCTAA
- a CDS encoding type II toxin-antitoxin system RelE/ParE family toxin — MRSIAAHVRGKIWELRPELSGTEYRFFYAAFVRQRFVILHAIRKKRQKLRERDIAIAEQRYEEVTRKASR, encoded by the coding sequence ATCCGCTCCATCGCGGCACATGTTCGAGGCAAGATCTGGGAGCTGCGTCCGGAATTGTCGGGGACTGAGTACCGGTTCTTTTATGCCGCATTCGTAAGGCAGCGGTTCGTCATCCTGCATGCGATCCGGAAGAAACGGCAGAAACTGCGAGAACGAGACATCGCCATTGCGGAGCAACGATACGAGGAGGTCACGCGCAAGGCGTCACGATGA
- a CDS encoding type II toxin-antitoxin system VapC family toxin: MNLLLDTHVFLWFVIQSPRLSKTIYHQIETTPVVYISAASLWEIVIKIQLNKLAADPNELAAKIADSGFQELPVSVLHTLALERLPLHHRDPFDRILVAQAQVEHLRMLTCDASLKPYGPVCQMLP, from the coding sequence ATGAACCTGTTATTAGATACGCACGTGTTTTTGTGGTTTGTGATTCAGTCTCCACGACTCTCGAAAACCATCTATCACCAGATCGAGACCACGCCCGTGGTCTATATCAGTGCCGCGTCCCTGTGGGAAATCGTCATTAAGATCCAACTCAACAAGCTTGCCGCGGATCCCAACGAACTCGCGGCGAAGATCGCGGACAGTGGGTTTCAGGAATTACCGGTGTCTGTGCTCCACACCCTGGCGCTTGAACGGTTGCCGCTGCATCATCGTGATCCCTTTGACCGTATCTTGGTGGCGCAAGCCCAGGTTGAACACCTGCGCATGCTCACGTGTGATGCGAGTTTGAAGCCCTATGGTCCGGTGTGTCAGATGCTTCCGTAG
- a CDS encoding BrnA antitoxin family protein: protein MTDKDIDYSDIPPLDDAFFKKARMVAWPPAKQQVTVRLDADVLRWLKASGKGYQTRLNYILRAAMEHQGPRRPRATKRRRPHAA from the coding sequence ATGACGGATAAGGATATCGACTACTCCGATATCCCGCCATTAGATGACGCATTTTTCAAGAAGGCCAGGATGGTCGCCTGGCCACCGGCGAAGCAACAAGTGACTGTACGTCTCGATGCGGATGTGCTCCGCTGGCTGAAGGCCTCCGGCAAGGGGTACCAGACACGGCTCAACTATATTCTCCGTGCGGCAATGGAACATCAGGGGCCGCGGCGACCGCGTGCCACAAAGCGCCGGCGCCCCCATGCGGCGTAA